agaactacatgtaatatatgtaactatgtcactgtaaaataaaaggtaacactttattttacagtatccttgttacatatgttataggtaacacttaattttacagtgtccttgttacagtataattatatatttaagtacggagtgatattaaaggggtggtaaaccACATTCTTTCGAAtacttgattgtgtttgtgtggtgcactgtaacatgtgttcatgcttcgtttttaaaaaattgcattatttttcattcattttaccTTTATTGTAAACTGCTCTGTCTCCTTGTAAAAACGGTCAGATAGTTTCCTGGTTCTATGAAGTCAGTCCCTCAAAAATATGCAATGGGgtcagattggttagctggcccagctgTGTTGTGATTCGCTAACCACCTAGTACACTCCAGCCTACTATTCtccacagcaaaaaaaaaggCCTTGCCCCCCATATTTAATATTCTCGGAGGagtggtttatgtaaatattgaaccCGCTGATGTCAGCTAGTCTGGAAgaaaaggctgtagttcccAACTGGCCGTTTGCTTTAGTTctagaaattgatttctttaaaagcaaatatctccctttactttaaactttgcagatgttgtttatgctcaaacagcaacatcacacaccagctaaagttagaaaagtgaaatcgtgttttaccacccctttaataaactATATGTAATTAGGGTGAAGGTAGAATAAGGGTTTGGGTGAGGGTTATTTGCATGCATTTATACATAATTTAATGTTATAATATGGTAATTATatttaacaaggacactgtaaaatagtgttacattacataatgtaaattatgcataattacatgcaactaaccctcaaccaaaccctaacttTATACCAAGTACATCTAGTTAATCGGTATTACTccgtacttaaatatataattacattgtAACAACGACACCTTAACATAAAGTgttactaaaaaaatatttttttgcatcaGACTCTCTGTTGACCAGCCCTTTCTTTTCTAGGTGCCTCCTATCCTGTTGGATAAACAGTTCTCCGATTTTACCCCTGACATAACGCCCATTATTTTGGCCGCACACACCAACAACTATGAGATTATCAAGATGCTGGTTCAGAAGGGGGTGTCTGTGCCCCAGCCCCACCAGGTGCGTTGCAACTGCATGGAATGCGTGTCCGGCTCAGACGTGGACAGCCTGCGACATTCCCGATCCCGTCTCAACATCTACCGGGCCCTTGCCAGTCCCTCGCTCGTCGCTCTCTCCAGCGAGGACCCCTTCCTAACGGCCTTTCAGCTCAGCTGGGAGCTCCAGGAGCTCAGCAAGGTGGAGAACGAATTCAAGTCAGAGTACGAAGAACTTTCCCAGCAGTGCAAGCAGTTCGCCAAAGATCTGCTCGATCAAACGCGCAGCTCCAGAGAGCTCGAGCTGATTCTGAACTACAAGGATGATGTAAATCTCCTGGAGGATGAAGGGAATAATGATCTTGCCAGGCTAAAACTGGCTATCAAGTACCATCAGAAAGAGGTGAGGTATTTGCTCTTCAAATGTCAGAAATGGTTCTGTGACAACAAAGAACCCATCCTCAAATGCAGCTAGATCCCTAGCAGATGCGCATAATAATCCCTCCAGATAGAAACAAGCTTATTACAAAGGTTCACAGGTGTTCAGCTGTTTGATTCAGTAGGCAGGGATTATATTTGGATGGCTGCCCTGTttacactgtcaaaaaaaaaaagagtacaaaattgtaccttttaagTGTGGTAAAGTGGCCGGCACTGGGGTGGTACATTTTGTAACTCTAAGTCAGGGGTAGGCAAGTTCAGTCCTACAGATTTGATGTcctccagagtttagctccaacaaTTCTAAGCAACCACAGTATTAAACTcgtggctcccagcatgcattgcaacattaaagagggggtgaaacactccTTAATATCTCctaaaagtctttagttttattatatttataaaagaaagatagacTGTATCGAGTCTTTCGGAATAAaaccgagcggctggaggcgtatcgtgtgggcggagctaaagaatgacgagcgtgcAGCTATTGCatgagagcgtctgaaagcCGTGACATCCTCaaatgtggaaaagaaaacgttaccctaaaacatacccatggctatcaatcagattcaactaatacatatatgattcagaatcagatctgggggctgaaataaattgaacaggagaaacagcaacagcaggacgtccgtctctgtgggatgtactgtatttagtggcctgtcaacatttttgtgcatttactcgcagtttatgaggacatgattcggtttatggactattgtatgcgactaaaccttagcagtagcaagcaaaactgttttgcaggtcagactagtgtaacgttatacagagaacaacaatggagtccgttagcgcatttgaatgacgaagcacgctttaaGTGAACCTCCCCTGggtttatgtttggggtggTTCAATAAACAaactatagtggtcagctaaacaaatgtatttaaacacacaccatatatcatgctccattgataaattaactatacacgatcgtgtttactgatgtttgcTTACGCGacaatagccaacaacatagacatttgaaggagttttactcaccgcctgcttccaaagcacgaacTTTATCGTCagcgctccatcaaaaacacacttctttggtgacattgttgattttgtgaagtcctgtgactgcAGTGAGCGCATTGTTTATGTGCGttcatttgctctctcgctccgGTCGCGCGCGCACACTTCTGGGAGAAGAGTCCGTACGCCCATACACGGACATTCCGCCCtgttgacgtcaagcggacccataatcgaaaaaaacattccaaaacttgtgagaaaccggaaggagtatttttgacacgcacacacattggGAAGCAAAAATCTTTAACAgggtaaaaagctcagtatgcatgaaacagcattttaccCCCTCTTTGTCACCATTATTGAGATTCATAGGCTTATTCTTAATATCTTTGTGCATCTAAACTttagaatgtttttaaaaatctaaatttagaaCATCTGATTGATTTGTGGCAAGAAAGTATTGTTGGGGaatattctttattattatttttattcagtaaTGAGTTTAGTCAAACATTATTCTTCATGATACAGTTTGTTTATGGCTTCTTTTGTCTTGaacaattatgtgttttgtttacactgtaacaaaaacCACAAACTCCAAGTAAAATtcaagtcaaactgcccaactaatctcgggtgcacactgtgcgatttaggccacgatttggccgtctgagacaaatttagcaaatcctaaaagattcctcagatcttaggctaaaatctgacgtctttggtcgttagtttgacatgttcaccggcagccgattaatgagcgctgcgatcaaattttacctcagacaaaATTCTGGCAGTCAGGGGCGTTtttaggattttcattttaggggggcTTAGCCCCCATTGAGGATAGCCTATGGAAAAACAAGTCACACTTTAGTTTGGGgtccaaattgtgctattaactagcttacaaacatgcatacccataggatattggctgttaatTCTTACGTATAAAActaatattaataccttattgcATGGCCATTTTGTAGCatacatgcattaatcatacCCAATAATGTTGGCAGGTTTATATTCACAGagatcccaaatgttagggGGGTTCAGGGGCATGGTCCCCCAAGAAAATTTGaattctatgatctacatatgtgcattttaagatgttctgaaggccaaaaaattagataacaatagcttgaaaaccattttactgggcagtagattatttgtctttctctgtttttatcttgccctgACTCTTCCCCTCACaacgctgagctttgactgataTAGGCTAGACTAGTTTTTCCATTTTCGTCAGCGAgtaaaaataaaaggtaaaaatatggTTTAGGCCTACATATtaacatatatttatatgttttatgaataattttcttagacatgttaattttctgtttattaaagtttaagtttattaaattaattcactaTATAAACTGATTCATTACTAATATGCCcaatactgaaaaaaatgagatttttttaatttactgaaggTTACAAATgcaattatattaatttacaatatatacacattcattatcAATATGCCTAATCTggtgaaaatggctttgttaatatttcttgttcgttAATTAGGCCTAGGCTTCATTATGAACCACATAGCATATTTTAATTTCAACTCAAAATGACGGAATTAGACAAATGATTTTTCATTTGCCTGAATATTTTTGTCTATTGTTTAACATTTCTAacttaaagcagcagctgtcaaacataaatgtttatttcaactgCTTACATTTCTCCCACTTTCGTTGTCGAGTTACGCTCCTAAAATTCGCGCTCATggcctcagcagtttctgtttGAACATTAGGcccgcctactctgatttgattggttttctcaaatattttgacattgaggAGCGGTAACAGACCAATGAggctcagatttacacacacacacacacacacacacacacacacacacacacacacacacacacacacacacacacacacacacacacacacgttggtctatgtggtttacagggactctccataggcgtaatggtttttatactgtacaaaccgtattttctatccccttacactgcccctacccctaaacctacccatcacaggaaacactctgcatttttactttctcaaaaaaacatcatttagtatgtttttaaggccatttgaattatgaggacatttgatatgtcctcataaaccacatttatagtgtaataccagtgtattacccatgtagttatacaaatttgtgtcctcataaaccacataaacaggctcacacacacacacgcacacacacacatacacacacacacacacacacacacttctgcttctgacgtgcgctCTGCTCGACGCCGCTGCAGCAGCGAATTGAAGAACtcaacacacagacagactaaaagacgggacgaagcctAAGCCTGCcaccagtttcatatgttttaaaggttaatcacatatttttaagTGTcggaagatttggcacacaatcctgcagtgtgacttctcctacgacgacagtcaaatatctcagtttttcaagacaaactatgaccaaaacgagagctagagatttctctGTAGCctccatttcagtcccgcgtgtaatgcagcttcaccgtcaccgaacgcgtcattcactgatgatataaaactcaggacgagttttcttgcgcgcgtccgttttagcgcgccttgactatcgtgcagtctgacattaatgccaactgagatcttacagtgtgacatggcttacatcagggatcatgttcgtacagtctgacaagagatattcgcaaaggattttgaaaaatcgcacagtgtgcaggacccattaaggaaacactaatcaccataatggtgactgtAGCAAGGTGAAGgagcgagagacatgggaggagcggGCGAGACCAGGGACGTGATTGCGAAAGAGCGTctcctgcgagccacaccggtctcgagtcctctcatgaggaagctcggaggcatttaaggacaagcgacaccagtcaaggaagagagaggaccaggcctggacattacgttgagttttgtttatgttttgttatgtgtgtgcgggcagtcgtctgtgaggAGCAGCCcacggtttactttcgttttgtttatttatttaatcaaatttgTTGAACGTtcaccggttcccgcctccttccttcctaTTTCTACTAACGTTATTACAGAGACcgaacattttcaataaaacatcaaatacTAAAACTATTAATTCTCAGTAAGAACTTATATAGATGTGTTCCAGGTTGGaaccaaactctgcaggacagaaACTCACTAGGACTGAACTGAGGAAAACAATGGTATAATTGTACCATAAGGACAAATTGTACCTTATAAGGTAGTTATACGTTTTGTTCCCCAAGGAACTAAATTGTAcctccactgtaccttttttctgagagtgtagcaATGTTGTGTATTTTACACACTGTGGTTAATTTCAGGTGGGGTGTGAATTTGCATCTTTAAAGCTGTGCAGAATATTTTCAACTCAAGATGGTAGgttgtgtttttatttcctCTAGAGCAGGGACCCTCTTCCCAGTAGAATGCAGCTGCAAACCTGATCAAACAAACTCACCTGCTTGTAGCTTTTAGCaatcctgaagaccttgattagcttgtgCAGGTTAGTTTGATtactggagctaaactctgatGGAAAGTGGGTCTCCAGGGCCAGAGCTGCTCACCCCAGATGGAGTTCGCAGAGCGGCTGCAACATTATACATTGTGGATCTAGGTTGCCCCCTACTGTCCACATTACACATTACAAGCTCTTTCTGTTTAAATGTTTGTGTTATGTCATCTTGCAAGCTTTTACTTTTTCATGCATGTGTACAGTATTGTATGTTTGTGATTACTAAACCATGACTGAGTGATGCTTAAAAGCTGTGCAAAATGTTGCCCTTTTATCACATGTAGCATTTGTATGTAATTTAACAGAAGCACAgcatatatatagagagagacaTATACATAGAGTCAAACTGTTGTTGGTCACAGAGCTTATTAATGCAAATAATCCACACTTCCGGGTTGGCCTATAAAGAAACACCGATCAGGCTTAACTTAATGACCAGGTGAAGTAAAGAACACTGATTatctgttcatcacagcacctgttattgggtgggatatattaggcaacaAGTGAAAATTGTcgtcaaagttgatgtgttagaaggaggaaaaatgggcaagcgtaaggatttgagtgagtttgacaagagccaaattgtgatggcttgatgactgggtcagatcatctccaaaactgcagctcttgtggggtgtccCCGGTCTGCAgtgtcagtatctatcaaaagtgctccaaggaaggaacagcggtgaaccggcgacagggtcatgggcggccaaggctcattgatgcacgtcgggagcgaaggctggactgtgtggtctgatcaaactactgtagctcaaatttctcaaaaagttaatgctggttctgatagaaaggtgtcagaatacacagtgcatcgcagtttgttgcgtatggagcTGCATatctgcagaccagtcagggtgcccatgctgacccctgtccacatggggaacacatggcaccaggatgcactatgggaagaaggcaagctgacAGAGGCCATGTGGGGTATTTAAAGgaattccctggtggctgtggtctctttcagcaggataatgtgccctgacacaaagcaaaaacggttcaggaatggtttgaggagcacgagtttgaggtgttgtcCTCCAAATTCCCTAGATCTCAAACCAGTCGAGCTTCTGtcggatgtgctgaacaaataagtccaatccatggaggcccaacCTCGCAAGTTATAAGACTTGttagatctgctgctaacatcatggtgccacagcacacctttaggggtctagtggagtccacgcctcgacgggtcagggctgttttggcaccAAAAAGGGGTCTAGCACAATATTAGGAAAtattgttatgcctgatctgtgaaaaaaaaaaaaaaaaaaaaaaaaaaaaaatatatatatatatatatatatatatatatatatatatatatatatatatatatatatatatatatatataaaataatgtttttttatttcattaattaaatacagAATACTTTTTTTACCACATATTGTGCATAATTCTGCAGATTTTGCAGATTCTGTGGATTTTGGAAAGAGTAAGTTAAAACCATTGACAtcacaaaaaagaaaatcacaTATATTGATGAGTCAGTGTTTGGCTTGCTGCGTTACATGTGTGGCCCAGATGCTTTCAGAAAAGGTGCAGAAAAGATATAGGGATTTAAGCCAGATATGATGAGAACCAGAGAGAGCAGCCTGAGAGAAAAGAACAGAGTGTTACTGTATgcctttttgtttcttttgtgtttGCTCTTTTTCAAATGGCACTTGATTCTCATTAGGGCATGGTTCTGTTATTTGTGTTCCCCCACAGAGAGCATTTCTTttgcaaatgcaaaaaataatgacagtctCCATGCATAATAGAAGGCAGAAATGATTTTGCTTCACAGCACATTCCAGAATATGCAAGCAAATCATTAAATTAAACTTCAGACAGAATCTCAGCAACTCTATGCATTTCTGTGTATTGATTTATATATGGGTAACAGTGAATTTACTCCTTTAAGaaagtcaatttattcaattagttaattgaatctttttttttttattattctgttGTTAGTTTATAGCACAGCCAAACTGTCAGCAGCTGCTCGCATCTCGCTGGTACGATGAGTTCCCAGGCTGGAGACGCCGCCACTGGGCCAGCAAGTCTGTCACCTGTATGTTCATCGGATTCCTCTTCCCCTTCTTTTCGTTGTTCTACTTGATCGCCCCCAAGAGCCACTACGGCCTCTTCATCCGAAAACCCTTCATCAAGTTTATATGCCACACTGCTTCTTATCTGACCTTCCTCTTTCTCCTGCTGTTGGCCTCCCAACATGTGGACCACAaccacaaacaaaaaaaaagtgtaaataaCAACACCACCACCCcgccccccaccaccaccaccaccactacCACCCCAtcctcccccacccccaccaCCGATATGCTGTACTCAAAGCCTACCGCTACCCCAGTGGAATGGATGATCCTACCCTGGGTTTTAGGTAATGTGTGAAAATCTTGTGAAAGAAAAAGTGTGAAAGTCTTATTTGAGCAGTTGGATTTTGATCAGCTGTAGATTAATTTTCGTCAATGTCTTTTGCTTTACAGGCTTTGTATGGGCCGAGATCAAACAAATGTGGGACGGTGGCTTTCAGGATTACATTCACGACTGGTGGAACCTCATGGACTTTGTCATGAATTCTCTGTATCTAGCCACTATCTCGTTGAAGATTGTCGCTTACTTTAAGGTAACAAATTGAAATTAAGTTAACATTTTCTATTGTATTCCTAAAATGACCCCTATAAAgtatatttgcaaaataaatagACGAAATCTATAACTATATTAAACACAATTTGTTTTTGATTAGCATTCAAAGCATTTCACCTTTAATTGTGGATTACTTGTTGCTGGAAAACATATAGGGTTGCACCTGGTTAGGACAAGATGTTAGCAAAGCCGTAACCATGTCTTGAACATTAGGGGCGACCAATTTTTGAAACCTTTTATAAAGCATAAGAAACAAAACAGTGAATGAAATTCTAGGTCAAATTCTAGttggaaaataataattttggatTCATATATTTGCATTCATTTGGGGGGTCAAATATATTGTGAGTCCCGAGATTCTTCACGTTTAGTGAATAAATAGATGATGTTCGCATTTGGATGCCCTAGAGGTCTGGTGGTTAAAAagatcctaggtgtgtatgacattatTCTTCCAGACGAATACAaacaaagtcctggctaatccaagcattatcgTGGCAGTGAATAGattttccattaaaaaagtgcatctgtccatcatgtaactgggggaaaaaaacttttgtcATCGTTACATTCAGAGTTCTGCGTAATGAAGTGCCAACAGAGCAGTTCAAGAATTGCACATATTAGGGGAGATAATTTGGacatttttaaacaatgtgtgtgtgtggggggtgggggggtggggggggacGACTTGTcacctttaaaggggtgatgaattgtgGAATCAATTTGagattttgatatataaaagttcatggtaatagaagaatatcctctaagtttcagagctgaaaacttccttgttagtcaaagaaaagctatAGACACCAgacccagaaaacgatcgtgcgCTTCATTCTTACGTCATAGCGCTACGTAACACGcctctacagcacgtctaatccagtagcctcgcccaccaactcatggagctgatcgaCTCGTGGCCAGATagccaacaacaaaaaacatgcagaggaagatagccagatattgcgctattcctggttgttgaagaacacagtcgctgcataagcttccttcggatcctaatattagaaatgtgtggtggaactttatttttaatgaagtcccagctcacgtggggaagacagtggtgttctgttcacttcatttcactgcggaatcatttgtaaacaaatctctggATTTGCATCCTAAAGgaataaaacgtgtttttatatgtaatagtattgcattgttatagatcgatGAATCGCATAATATTCCGTTCTTGATCTGTGCTGTTGTCTTCCTCGAGTctcgacttgacatttgaagggcggcGCGCCTAAcatgagctaaagcaacacgattgctatacattttgtctAAACTTAATTGTGTTCACTCCACTTAAATAGAAGTGAAATAGAAGCCAAACTTAATCGGTTTGTGTTGtgttacatgaatgatttgtgttggattaactgaaactgggcggggcttgttagttcacagcatgctttgcatatggttAAATCAAGAGCaagtaaatgttgttattttatatgtaaaagtgttttttatgtatttttgagcaaaacGAGAAAGTGGGAGACTTGATTGTTTTTAACAGagtttaatattcaattatgttggaattattagaacaaATGTAATTATTGTGGGTTACCACTGTGGAGAATTTGCTTAAGCTGTGGACTAATACAACTAATGTCATAACGGCTTTGCTGAAGGAGATTTTAATGCTTAGCATTTAAGATGATAATGTGTGCTATTGCTAGCTAGAAGTTTGTCAACTAGCTAGAGCAGTTTTATAATTCAGCtgtgtaacattaaaatatataaaattgaaTGTCCGAATCATGACAGGGAATCatataaaattcactttgaaaGTACTTAATTGagtcacttaaaatgtattcattccatgatgttgaagttacattaacaaaatatgtttgtttaacacaattgattcatgtgggacCAATGTACACAATTAACTAATGTAAAtccaatgcattttttttttttttcagtgtacgaTGACATACTGTAATTCACAACATTTGTCTTTCTGCAGGACTCTAGCAATGAATTCCGGGAAAAGTGGGAGATGTGGCACCCTACCTTGGTGGGCGAGGCCTTGTTCGCCATTGCTAACATATTTAGCTCCCTACGACTGATTTCTCTCTTCACAGCCAACTCCCACCTGGGCCCTCTTCAGATCTCCCTTGGCCGAATGCTTCTGGACATCCTCAAatttctcttcatttactgcctGGTGCTGCTTGCCTTTGCAAATGGACTCAAtcaactgtatttttattattatgaccCCAAAAAACCCGGCGACTGCGAGGGCATCCGCTGTATAGAACAGAACAATGCATTCACCACGTAAGGAACTGTAGTTTTCTCCAATGATTTAACCTTCTTTTTGCTCGCTTTGCTATAAATAGTGatcttgtgtttttattttttatttcacagtATGTTTGAGACACTGCAGTCGTTGTTCTGGTCCATATTTGGTCTGGTtcaactgcatgtgacaaatgTTAAATACGAACACGAGTTCACAGAGTTTGTTGGAGCCACAATGTTTGGGACCTACAACATAATCTCTCTGGTGGTGCTTCTTAATATGCTCATTGCTATGATGAATAATTCCTATCAACATATTGCTGTAAGTGTTAAAAATGATttgttgtttttacattaaCATCTCTTTTTTgctttcattaattttatgacTCTTTGGTTATGAATTTTTAAAAGTATAATCTTTCAATTTACTGTTTGATTGACAAATTCAGCTCTTCTCTTTGGTTGGTTCCACAGGACCATGCTGATATTGAGTGGAAATTTGCCAGAACTAAACTTTGGATGAGCTACTTCGAAGAGGGCGGCACACTGCCTCCTCCCTTCAACATCGTTCCAAGTCCAAAATCAGTGTGGTACCTCATCAGTTGGATCAAGAGCAACTGCTTCAATGTTAAACACCATAAAAGAACTGAGACGCTTGGATCGCTTGGGGTAATGAGCTATTTACTCCCCTTTTCTGTTAATAATGAATGGGTTAGTTCATATGTCCCttgatgttgtttaaaaaaaaaattcctccaTGGAACACAAGATAAGATTTTTATCAGAATGTACATACTGCTCTACCAGACCAAAAGTAGATGTTGATTTAAATGGTTAAAATATATAAAGGACCAAAAATCACCATTAAACTGGTCAGCTCATTATATTTCCAAGTCTTCTCAAGTCAGTCAATTGCGATGAATGAAAGAAACTAAATGATTCGGTGAACAAAATTATTAGAGCTACTTAgattccctttcggggaactcgagctgcgtcgaaacgctgtgagaacgcctctgcgttaatgcgtcgtgaagcgcctgtagaaccattccatcggaaaaaagatcgatcgtcggcgtgatgacgtcatcgaccggaagctataaaacgtccgtgaaaacaaacaggaactagcttctgagccttcagcaagcgatctgtgtg
The window above is part of the Pseudorasbora parva isolate DD20220531a chromosome 23, ASM2467924v1, whole genome shotgun sequence genome. Proteins encoded here:
- the trpc4a gene encoding short transient receptor potential channel 4a translates to MSQLYFRRTDNFSYRDRIPLRIVRAESELSPLEKAYLCAVEKGDYSSVKQSLIEAEIYFKININCIDPLGRTALLIAIENENLEIVELLLSFGVYVGDALLHAIRKEVVGAVELLLNHKKPSRGMQVPPILLDKQFSDFTPDITPIILAAHTNNYEIIKMLVQKGVSVPQPHQVRCNCMECVSGSDVDSLRHSRSRLNIYRALASPSLVALSSEDPFLTAFQLSWELQELSKVENEFKSEYEELSQQCKQFAKDLLDQTRSSRELELILNYKDDVNLLEDEGNNDLARLKLAIKYHQKEFIAQPNCQQLLASRWYDEFPGWRRRHWASKSVTCMFIGFLFPFFSLFYLIAPKSHYGLFIRKPFIKFICHTASYLTFLFLLLLASQHVDHNHKQKKSVNNNTTTPPPTTTTTTTTPSSPTPTTDMLYSKPTATPVEWMILPWVLGFVWAEIKQMWDGGFQDYIHDWWNLMDFVMNSLYLATISLKIVAYFKDSSNEFREKWEMWHPTLVGEALFAIANIFSSLRLISLFTANSHLGPLQISLGRMLLDILKFLFIYCLVLLAFANGLNQLYFYYYDPKKPGDCEGIRCIEQNNAFTTMFETLQSLFWSIFGLVQLHVTNVKYEHEFTEFVGATMFGTYNIISLVVLLNMLIAMMNNSYQHIADHADIEWKFARTKLWMSYFEEGGTLPPPFNIVPSPKSVWYLISWIKSNCFNVKHHKRTETLGSLGIRAAENVRTNRQYQEVLRNLVKRYVAAMIRDAKKEEGLTEENFKELKQDISSFRYEVMGMMKGTKTGTPTSKGASNLVYPDNPLKCNSDSAGSQLKGKMRLQSVTASIILEGAPKTRAWKAGSFSSLAGSSIPNKTVSHQMNCKGTNNPGEIYSVSEEAGESEIGEQDSGEQGGNLNCKAPKSPKKERDDVNETEDEDDELSHMRCMCDEEMNEANGYEGSKL